A window from Pseudomonas frederiksbergensis encodes these proteins:
- a CDS encoding flagellar motor protein has translation MDVLSLIGIIMAFVAIIGGNYLEGGHLGALANGPAALIVIGGTVGAALLQSPMSAFKRAMQILAWILFPPRVDLAGGVDRVVNWSLTARKEGLLGLEGVADAEPDNYSRKGLQLLVDGAEPEAIRSILEVDFYTQESRDIEAAKVFESMGGYAPTIGIIGAVMGLIHVMGNLADPSQLGSGIAVAFVATIYGVASANLVLLPIAAKLKAVALRQSRYREMLLEGILSIAEGENPRSIELKLQGFMD, from the coding sequence ATGGATGTTTTAAGCCTCATCGGGATCATCATGGCGTTCGTCGCCATCATTGGCGGCAACTACCTTGAAGGCGGCCACCTCGGCGCCCTGGCCAACGGCCCGGCGGCGTTGATCGTTATCGGCGGAACCGTCGGTGCGGCGCTGCTGCAGTCACCGATGAGCGCCTTCAAACGCGCCATGCAGATTCTGGCCTGGATCCTGTTTCCACCTCGCGTAGACCTCGCCGGTGGCGTCGATCGCGTCGTCAACTGGAGCCTGACCGCACGCAAGGAAGGCCTGCTGGGTCTGGAAGGGGTGGCCGACGCCGAACCTGACAACTACTCGCGCAAAGGCCTGCAACTGCTGGTGGACGGCGCGGAGCCGGAAGCGATTCGCAGCATTCTGGAAGTGGATTTCTACACCCAGGAAAGCCGCGACATCGAAGCCGCCAAAGTCTTCGAAAGCATGGGCGGCTACGCGCCGACCATCGGCATCATCGGTGCGGTGATGGGCCTGATCCACGTCATGGGCAACCTGGCCGATCCCTCGCAACTGGGTAGCGGCATTGCCGTGGCCTTCGTCGCGACCATCTATGGCGTGGCCAGTGCCAACCTGGTGCTGCTGCCGATTGCCGCCAAACTCAAGGCTGTTGCTTTGCGGCAGTCGCGTTATCGCGAAATGTTGTTGGAAGGCATTCTGTCGATCGCCGAAGGTGAAAACCCTCGCTCTATTGAGTTGAAGCTTCAAGGCTTCATGGATTGA